The DNA window AGCGCGATGATCAGGCCGGCGACGATCAGCGCGGCGATCAGTGTCTTGGCGGCGTCAGCCTCCTCGTGAGCATCGGCGCTGGCGGCGCCTGCCTGAGACCGCTCCAGCGCGGTCAGCGTGTCCAGGGTGTCGTTCATCGTCTCTTCGGCGGTGTTCCAGGCGGCGGCCTGCGCCTGGGTCCCGCTGGGCACGGTGACGCCCGACGGCGGCTGGTCCCCGAAGATCAGCAGGTTGACCAACGCCTTGTACTGGGTCCAGCTCTCGTCGAACGTCGCGACGCCGTTCTTCCAGGCCGTCGAGGAGTCCGGCGTCGACATGTAGGCGTCCCAGGCCTCGTCGACCGCGGCCTGCCCATCCTGAGTGGCGGTCTTCGCCGCGGGCTGGGCGGCCGCCGGGCTGGCCTTGTAGACGAACAGGCCGCGGTAGGAGTCCGAGAGCCCGCCACGGACCGCGACGAGGTTGTTCAGGCGCGCGATGTTGCTCGACTCGATGCCCTGGATCCGATCGTCGAGGCTGCCCATGCGTGACCAGGCCAGCCCGCCGATCACCAGCATGATCACGGCGACCACCGCCACCGTGACGATGATCTTCGTGCCGACCCGCAAATCCGCGAACCGCCCGGCCATGTAGCTGCCCCCAGACGCATCAGGCCCGCACGGACGGCGGACTCCGTTAGCCCGATCGGCGCGCTGGAGTTCCACCTGAGCGTTCAGCGGGGCAGTTCCGCTGATTCTTGAACGATCGATACAGAGAAGCTAGCGTGTGCTCGTGGCCCGGGTTCGTGAGTTCGACACCGAAGCGGTGGCCGGCAGTGCGATGGAACTGTTCTGGACCCGCGGCTACGAGGCCACGTCGGTACGCGACCTGACCGAGCACCTCGGCATCGGGCAGGGCTCGCTGTATGCGGCGTTCGGCAGCAAGGAAGGGCTCTACCGGGCGGCGCTGGAGCACTACCGCACCAGGCTGG is part of the Cryptosporangium aurantiacum genome and encodes:
- a CDS encoding MCP four helix bundle domain-containing protein, which gives rise to MAGRFADLRVGTKIIVTVAVVAVIMLVIGGLAWSRMGSLDDRIQGIESSNIARLNNLVAVRGGLSDSYRGLFVYKASPAAAQPAAKTATQDGQAAVDEAWDAYMSTPDSSTAWKNGVATFDESWTQYKALVNLLIFGDQPPSGVTVPSGTQAQAAAWNTAEETMNDTLDTLTALERSQAGAASADAHEEADAAKTLIAALIVAGLIIAL